A genomic stretch from Planctomycetaceae bacterium includes:
- a CDS encoding anthranilate synthase component I family protein: protein MSRSFIKSELSAEFSVEEAIRRFGDVPFLVLLDSASQIRARDARYTFLTGDPVETLRLESVQYGDDVFTRLRGWQSRLPETTDETLPPFCGGIAGFLSYEFGEAFEHLPRPAIDDFQTPPLVAGLFDWCLCWDHIRKSITIYVLAIRNPESGRSDPDERELESRMEWVRERLMSGHRAAIPLPPVLKSIRSPAPRHEIQPSVWSSFEPEQYLRAVSRVVEYIGAGDIFQANLSQRLTAKWEGNAIELYSRIRTMNPAPFCGLFIQPDFAIVSASPERFLKISNGRHVETRPIKGTRRRQQSPIADLFTSDELTSSEKDRAENVMIVDLLRNDLSRSCRPGSVRVTGLCEVERFETVQHLVSTVVGELRPECDVWDLIAGCFPGGSITGAPKIRAMQIIAELEPTVRGAYCGSLFCVGPRGDLDSSLLIRTFTLKNGLVQFPVGGGIVADSQPHDEYLETLHKASGMLRSLTAASSER from the coding sequence GTGTCACGGTCTTTCATAAAGTCGGAACTCTCAGCAGAATTTTCCGTGGAAGAGGCTATTCGCCGTTTTGGCGACGTGCCATTCCTGGTGCTGCTGGATAGCGCATCGCAAATACGAGCCCGTGACGCTCGCTATACCTTTCTGACTGGCGATCCTGTCGAAACTCTTCGATTGGAGTCTGTTCAGTACGGCGACGATGTCTTTACGCGACTCAGAGGCTGGCAATCGCGGCTGCCGGAAACCACTGATGAGACGTTGCCACCATTCTGCGGTGGAATCGCCGGTTTCCTCTCGTATGAATTCGGTGAAGCCTTTGAACATCTTCCTCGTCCCGCCATCGATGACTTCCAAACACCTCCGCTTGTCGCGGGTCTGTTTGACTGGTGTCTTTGCTGGGACCATATTCGCAAATCGATAACGATTTACGTGCTGGCGATCCGGAATCCGGAATCAGGTCGTTCTGATCCGGATGAAAGGGAGTTGGAATCACGTATGGAATGGGTCCGAGAGCGATTGATGTCGGGTCACCGTGCTGCGATTCCATTGCCGCCAGTTTTGAAGAGCATCAGGAGCCCTGCGCCGCGACATGAGATCCAGCCGAGTGTCTGGTCCAGCTTCGAGCCGGAACAGTACTTACGCGCCGTCAGTCGTGTTGTCGAGTACATCGGCGCCGGAGATATCTTTCAGGCGAACTTATCTCAGCGGTTGACAGCAAAGTGGGAGGGGAATGCGATCGAGTTATATTCACGCATCCGTACAATGAATCCCGCACCTTTCTGCGGCCTTTTCATTCAGCCGGATTTTGCCATTGTGAGCGCATCTCCGGAACGCTTCCTGAAGATTTCAAACGGTCGTCATGTTGAAACCCGTCCCATCAAGGGGACCCGTCGCCGGCAGCAGTCACCGATTGCAGATCTGTTTACATCGGACGAATTGACGAGCAGCGAAAAAGATCGGGCCGAGAACGTCATGATTGTTGATCTGCTGCGCAATGATTTATCCCGGTCGTGTCGCCCGGGTAGTGTTCGGGTTACGGGGCTTTGCGAGGTTGAACGATTTGAAACGGTCCAGCATCTGGTTTCGACCGTTGTGGGGGAACTGCGACCGGAATGCGATGTCTGGGATTTGATTGCCGGTTGTTTCCCGGGGGGATCAATCACTGGCGCGCCGAAGATCAGAGCCATGCAGATCATTGCAGAATTGGAGCCAACTGTCCGCGGAGCCTACTGTGGTAGTTTGTTCTGCGTGGGACCGCGCGGTGATCTGGACAGCAGCCTGCTAATCAGAACGTTCACATTGAAGAACGGTCTGGTCCAGTTTCCAGTCGGCGGCGGAATTGTAGCGGATTCGCAACCTCATGATGAATACCTCGAGACGCTGCATAAGGCGTCGGGAATGTTGCGATCGTTAACTGCGGCTTCATCTGAGCGTTAG
- a CDS encoding thioredoxin family protein, translated as MIRTLVFAAVITCFADVPVQAQHTGWYPDFESARQLALETNQPLLIHFKSPYCGPCLQMERTVFRDGNILRLLGDGIVSVSIDITQRDDLRLRYGADTIPRDVAVMPDGQVRTLNIGKLSSFAYGDLLRRLSEDGASYRSSMQLAAAEEPDNGVSASETVEQQPSGTESEMKSQPPVELVGLEGFCPVRLNQSREWVPGDPTINSTYKGIVYYFSDEAARDRFAEDPVRFAPSNLGCDPVVLLSAQKAVTGSIRYGAFFDNQLYLFSSLENKNAFKESPLKYTRIRQAIRIDQIQGTRFQ; from the coding sequence ATGATCCGTACTTTAGTTTTCGCAGCAGTTATCACGTGTTTCGCTGACGTTCCGGTACAGGCCCAGCATACGGGTTGGTATCCGGACTTTGAGTCGGCCCGACAATTGGCACTTGAGACAAATCAGCCGTTGCTGATTCACTTCAAGTCTCCGTACTGCGGTCCGTGTCTGCAAATGGAGCGGACGGTATTTCGCGATGGGAATATACTGCGGCTGCTGGGGGACGGAATCGTCAGCGTGTCGATTGACATCACGCAGCGTGATGATCTGCGTTTACGCTATGGAGCCGATACGATTCCTCGTGATGTTGCTGTGATGCCCGACGGGCAGGTACGTACGCTGAATATTGGTAAATTGTCGTCGTTCGCATACGGGGACCTGCTTCGTCGACTATCAGAAGACGGGGCTTCTTATCGGAGCAGCATGCAGTTAGCCGCGGCAGAAGAGCCGGATAATGGGGTCTCTGCTTCGGAAACTGTTGAACAGCAGCCGTCTGGTACTGAATCCGAAATGAAGTCACAGCCCCCCGTAGAATTGGTTGGTCTGGAAGGCTTTTGTCCAGTCCGTTTGAATCAGTCGCGGGAATGGGTACCGGGGGACCCGACGATCAATTCGACGTACAAAGGCATTGTCTACTACTTTTCGGATGAAGCTGCGAGAGATCGTTTTGCGGAAGACCCGGTTCGATTTGCTCCCAGTAATCTGGGATGCGATCCCGTTGTGTTGCTGTCTGCTCAGAAAGCTGTCACGGGCAGCATTCGCTACGGCGCATTCTTCGACAACCAGCTGTACCTGTTCAGCAGCCTTGAAAACAAGAATGCGTTCAAGGAATCTCCGCTGAAGTACACTCGAATTCGTCAGGCGATCAGAATCGATCAGATTCAGGGGACGCGTTTTCAGTAG
- the rho gene encoding transcription termination factor Rho, whose product MPTSSSESSEGTAARPARKRTTARKKTATASTRTTRTRKVADDVEVEEVVSRKLNDSADDFGDGVDSEEAPVRKPRKAVRKSTRKRTVEAEPDTTVDVKSDSDEAPSEGVRRRSIGRKPKSDSVSGGADDAPEAESKSAPRQMAFFSTDEIDFGDSDGDRPPAASGEDAGEDGDRRPRRRRRRRRRGPDRADRPVGDNGQVPRGGASIRQDPPGQRGRGGRRRGGRNDERPRRGPDNRPGRSGVGGPGMRRSRPVQASTEVIEGTFEGVLELHPKGYGFLRDPKKNYAAEDSNPFVSSSVVEKYQLREGVLVKGEVGQGSRNQGPRLKDVETIDGFTPEEFVNVKHFDELTPINPFEQIRLETGPRPITMRVMDLLCPIGKGQRALLVAPPRTGKTMLLQDIANSVSENHPEIHLMVLLIDERPEEVTEMRRYVNGEVISSSLDNDVESHIRISQLIIERGKRLAEEGKDVFILLDSITRLARAFNKWSNTGRTQTGGLDIRALDIPKKLFGTARRFDEGGSLTVCGTALIDTGSRMDEAIFQEFKGTGNMEMVLSRDLADRRIWPAIDIGRSGTRREEKILSPEVLDGTTMLRRSLISLSPVEAMEQLIKTMERFPTNAEFLQKIRAIL is encoded by the coding sequence ATGCCCACCAGCAGTTCCGAGTCTTCAGAAGGAACAGCCGCTCGTCCAGCTCGCAAGCGTACGACAGCGCGAAAGAAAACAGCAACTGCCTCAACCCGCACAACGCGTACGCGTAAGGTTGCCGACGATGTTGAAGTGGAAGAAGTCGTCTCTCGCAAACTGAACGATTCTGCCGACGATTTTGGCGATGGGGTCGACAGCGAGGAGGCTCCCGTTCGCAAGCCTCGGAAGGCCGTCCGCAAGTCGACCCGGAAACGCACAGTGGAAGCGGAGCCCGATACGACTGTGGATGTGAAGTCGGATTCAGACGAAGCCCCGTCCGAGGGTGTTCGAAGGCGATCAATAGGCCGGAAGCCGAAGTCGGATTCTGTTTCTGGTGGTGCTGATGATGCACCGGAAGCCGAGTCGAAGTCAGCACCACGGCAAATGGCGTTCTTCAGTACGGATGAAATTGATTTTGGGGATTCGGATGGAGACCGCCCGCCTGCAGCATCCGGTGAAGATGCCGGTGAAGACGGAGATCGCCGTCCCCGCCGCCGTCGTCGTCGTCGCCGTCGCGGCCCGGATCGTGCTGACAGACCCGTCGGAGATAACGGGCAGGTGCCGCGAGGTGGTGCGAGCATCCGCCAGGATCCACCCGGCCAGCGAGGGCGTGGTGGGCGTCGACGCGGCGGGCGAAATGATGAGCGGCCTCGCCGTGGTCCTGACAACCGTCCCGGTCGATCCGGCGTGGGGGGCCCCGGGATGCGACGTTCGCGACCAGTTCAGGCGTCGACTGAGGTGATCGAGGGCACGTTTGAAGGTGTGCTTGAACTTCATCCCAAGGGATACGGTTTTCTACGTGACCCGAAGAAAAACTATGCCGCTGAAGATTCGAACCCGTTCGTTTCCAGTTCAGTTGTCGAAAAATATCAGCTTCGTGAAGGTGTTCTGGTTAAGGGGGAAGTCGGGCAGGGAAGCCGAAATCAGGGGCCTCGACTGAAGGATGTGGAGACCATTGATGGTTTCACCCCGGAAGAGTTCGTCAACGTGAAACACTTTGATGAACTGACTCCAATTAATCCCTTCGAACAAATCAGGCTAGAGACTGGTCCGCGTCCGATCACCATGCGGGTTATGGACCTGCTGTGCCCAATTGGTAAGGGGCAGCGTGCCTTGCTCGTGGCTCCGCCGCGGACGGGCAAAACGATGTTGCTTCAGGATATTGCCAACTCCGTAAGCGAGAATCATCCTGAGATTCATCTGATGGTCCTGCTGATCGACGAGCGTCCGGAAGAAGTAACGGAAATGCGGCGTTATGTGAACGGCGAAGTTATCTCTTCGTCACTCGATAATGACGTCGAAAGTCACATTCGGATCAGTCAGTTGATCATTGAACGTGGTAAGCGATTAGCAGAAGAGGGGAAGGATGTCTTCATTCTGCTGGACAGTATTACTCGACTTGCTCGAGCATTCAACAAGTGGAGCAACACAGGACGGACACAGACCGGTGGTCTTGATATTCGGGCTCTCGATATTCCCAAGAAACTATTCGGCACAGCTCGTCGGTTTGACGAGGGCGGATCGCTGACTGTTTGCGGTACGGCTCTGATTGATACCGGTAGTCGAATGGACGAAGCAATCTTTCAGGAATTCAAAGGCACCGGCAATATGGAGATGGTGCTCAGCCGCGACCTTGCAGACCGTCGGATCTGGCCGGCGATCGACATTGGCCGTTCCGGCACTCGTCGTGAAGAGAAAATCCTCTCTCCTGAGGTTCTTGACGGAACAACCATGCTGCGTCGCAGTTTGATCAGCCTGAGCCCCGTTGAAGCAATGGAACAGCTCATCAAGACGATGGAACGGTTTCCAACGAACGCCGAATTCCTTCAGAAGATTCGAGCGATCCTGTAA
- the tgt gene encoding tRNA guanosine(34) transglycosylase Tgt — translation MSFAQPDCVCTLRETLPSDRESQTLESVMAEWTPGGGLHFELLATSNRARRGRFVTAHGVVDTPAFMPVGTQATVKCCLPDQVAATGAQVVLANTYHLGILDRTQIVERLGGLHDMMRWNQTILTDSGGFQVFSLPEREITEEGVTFSFRTSRKGDSERMTLSPESAMDIQRRLGADIVMAFDECVDHKAPRNYMSQAMDRTLRWLKRCNQCPLQPHQHLFGIIQGGMELDLRTKAARQVTSLDLPGYAIGGVSVGEGHEAMVRVVKHTAPLMPSNQVRYLMGVGLPEDLVASVGAGMDIHDCIIPTRYAREGTVFTWDGKMRLQDKKYRKDRYPIDTSCECLACSGSYSRAYLRHLLFADEPLYGTLATLHNLHFYQDLMRAMRLAIEEDRFDEWAESFLRRYLPSASAAKR, via the coding sequence ATGTCGTTTGCACAGCCAGACTGCGTCTGTACGTTACGCGAAACATTGCCGTCTGACCGAGAATCACAAACACTGGAATCTGTTATGGCCGAGTGGACTCCCGGCGGAGGCCTTCATTTCGAACTACTCGCAACCAGCAATCGCGCGCGGCGAGGACGTTTTGTGACCGCACACGGCGTTGTGGACACACCGGCATTCATGCCAGTTGGTACACAGGCAACGGTGAAGTGCTGCCTTCCGGATCAAGTCGCCGCGACTGGCGCGCAGGTCGTACTGGCCAATACCTACCACCTGGGGATCCTTGATCGGACTCAGATCGTCGAACGTCTCGGCGGCCTGCACGATATGATGCGTTGGAATCAAACAATACTCACAGACTCCGGGGGGTTTCAGGTCTTCAGTCTGCCCGAGCGTGAAATCACGGAGGAAGGAGTGACCTTCAGCTTCCGGACCAGCCGGAAAGGCGACAGCGAACGAATGACTCTTTCGCCCGAAAGCGCGATGGACATCCAGCGTCGACTTGGGGCAGATATCGTGATGGCGTTTGACGAGTGCGTTGATCATAAGGCGCCACGCAATTACATGTCTCAGGCAATGGATCGAACGCTGAGATGGCTGAAACGCTGCAATCAATGCCCACTTCAACCGCACCAGCACCTTTTTGGAATCATCCAGGGAGGAATGGAACTGGACTTGCGTACCAAGGCTGCAAGGCAGGTCACATCCCTTGATCTGCCCGGCTACGCAATTGGCGGAGTCTCAGTGGGTGAAGGACATGAGGCGATGGTTCGCGTCGTCAAACATACCGCACCATTGATGCCATCAAATCAGGTGCGTTATTTGATGGGAGTTGGATTGCCTGAGGACCTCGTCGCATCGGTCGGTGCGGGGATGGACATCCATGACTGCATCATTCCGACTCGATACGCTCGTGAAGGTACAGTGTTCACGTGGGATGGCAAAATGCGGCTTCAGGACAAGAAATACCGCAAAGACCGCTACCCGATCGATACATCATGCGAATGCCTCGCGTGTTCCGGCAGCTACAGTCGAGCGTACCTGCGCCACCTGTTGTTCGCTGATGAACCTCTGTACGGCACCCTCGCCACCCTGCACAACCTGCATTTCTACCAGGATCTGATGCGGGCGATGCGGTTGGCGATTGAAGAAGATCGCTTCGATGAATGGGCGGAATCTTTCCTGCGGAGGTACCTGCCCTCAGCGTCTGCGGCAAAGCGGTAG
- a CDS encoding adenylosuccinate synthase codes for MPATSVIGLQWGDEAKGKVVDLLTEKHDIVVRYQGGNNAGHTVKFDGKTYKLSLLPTGILQGHVKSVIAPGVVVNPMAVLKELDGLMAGGQDASDRLMISDRAHVICPWHLLEEAALEKTRGGSAIGTTMRGIGTCYREKVGRFHAIRVGDLVDPDTFAARVREIVPIKQMLLNAFDPDGEKLNADEIIAEYSAAADRIRPMVADTTAYLLDALESGKRILFEGAQGSLLDVDHGTFPYVTSSNSSGCGIHSGSGVPERAIQKMIGVVKAYTTRVGGGPFPTELENEIGDRIRKAGNEYGTVTGRPRRCGWLDAVATRYSARISGVDSIAIALLDVLSGFDELYICEAYDIRGNITRDLPSRCEDLAAARPVLRRIDGWKEDITGVTRFEDLPVAARNYVHAVSELVGRPVELVSVGPDRVQTILLTRDALAV; via the coding sequence GTGCCGGCAACATCAGTAATTGGTCTGCAGTGGGGCGATGAAGCCAAAGGAAAAGTTGTTGACCTGCTGACCGAAAAGCACGATATCGTTGTGCGTTATCAGGGTGGCAATAATGCAGGGCACACTGTCAAGTTTGACGGGAAGACCTACAAGCTGAGCCTCCTTCCGACAGGAATTCTGCAGGGGCATGTTAAATCCGTGATCGCTCCGGGCGTTGTCGTCAATCCTATGGCAGTGCTGAAGGAACTTGACGGTCTGATGGCCGGGGGACAGGACGCTTCCGATCGTCTGATGATTAGTGATCGAGCCCATGTGATTTGCCCCTGGCATCTGCTGGAGGAGGCCGCCCTGGAAAAAACTCGTGGCGGCTCCGCAATTGGAACGACGATGCGTGGCATCGGGACATGCTACCGGGAGAAAGTTGGTCGATTTCACGCCATTCGCGTTGGTGATCTGGTCGACCCGGACACATTTGCTGCCCGGGTTCGGGAGATTGTTCCAATCAAACAGATGTTGTTGAATGCTTTCGATCCGGATGGTGAGAAGCTGAACGCGGACGAAATCATTGCTGAGTATTCCGCCGCGGCCGATCGTATCCGGCCCATGGTGGCAGACACGACGGCCTACTTGCTGGACGCTCTGGAATCCGGAAAGCGAATTCTGTTCGAGGGGGCACAGGGGAGTCTGCTGGATGTGGATCACGGGACTTTCCCTTATGTCACATCTTCAAACAGTTCCGGGTGTGGAATTCATAGTGGGAGTGGTGTACCGGAGCGAGCGATTCAAAAAATGATTGGTGTTGTAAAAGCCTACACCACTCGAGTCGGAGGCGGTCCGTTTCCAACGGAGCTTGAGAATGAAATCGGCGATCGCATTCGTAAGGCGGGCAACGAATATGGAACTGTGACGGGTCGTCCTCGTCGTTGCGGATGGCTGGACGCCGTCGCGACCAGGTACAGCGCTCGAATCAGCGGAGTCGACAGCATCGCAATTGCCTTGCTGGATGTACTGAGCGGCTTTGATGAATTGTACATCTGCGAAGCCTACGATATCCGCGGAAACATCACACGGGATCTTCCTTCCCGATGTGAGGACCTCGCTGCGGCCAGGCCCGTACTGCGCCGCATTGATGGATGGAAGGAAGACATCACAGGCGTGACCCGATTCGAGGATCTGCCTGTCGCTGCCCGGAACTACGTGCACGCTGTCTCTGAACTTGTTGGTCGGCCCGTTGAACTGGTGTCTGTCGGCCCGGATCGGGTACAGACCATTCTCCTGACGAGGGACGCCCTGGCAGTATGA
- a CDS encoding LuxR C-terminal-related transcriptional regulator, which produces MIQPNYSFAHGSEYARPGYNTPPSQPVAGADHGDEAAFRAWVTRRETARQQIRRLSRRELQVVTLVAHGLANKSIAQELEISVKTIEKHRANAARKLGVNSTAELVRLSVLADQDSVIIRDRAPIEHPAAQPQMSHEVSRSTIDHPARFIR; this is translated from the coding sequence ATGATCCAGCCCAATTATTCATTTGCCCATGGTTCAGAGTACGCTCGCCCAGGTTATAACACTCCGCCTTCGCAACCAGTTGCCGGCGCAGATCACGGGGATGAAGCGGCGTTCCGGGCGTGGGTCACGCGTCGCGAAACCGCTCGTCAGCAGATTCGAAGACTGTCTCGTCGTGAGTTGCAGGTCGTGACACTTGTTGCTCATGGTTTGGCAAACAAGAGCATCGCCCAGGAACTCGAAATCAGTGTCAAGACGATTGAAAAACACCGAGCAAATGCTGCTCGAAAGCTTGGAGTGAACAGTACTGCTGAACTTGTAAGACTCAGCGTCCTGGCTGACCAGGATTCCGTGATCATCAGAGATCGCGCGCCGATCGAGCATCCGGCCGCTCAGCCACAAATGTCGCATGAAGTCTCAAGGTCAACGATTGATCACCCAGCGCGATTTATCCGCTGA
- a CDS encoding protein phosphatase 2C domain-containing protein, whose product MTDQPVVKYASRTDVGMRRAVNQDSVAVRLCSDLKEWAAQGHLFVVADGMGGHSVGDLASRITTDTLPEAYSGLKTVDLMERMRSAVLAANQAVHDRGQQNPEYSDMGTTCSALSLSPRGLIIGHIGDSRIYRVRHGLIEQLTFDHSLQWEMIKIGRATSATVDLFHPRNVITRCVGPDPNVQVDLEGPFSVQQGDRYVLCSDGLSNHVSDQEIGQIVSSLDTNDASRLLVNLANCRGGSDNSTVIVISVENYPAISGPTVDRTIGFQDSDTLVPMSVRQTRSWKTPVFFVLELFCLIAAVVVYVAQRSFLVSGLLIAAMSVLEVLRRIQSRSGLPPSSHESDSEEGFTLEAGLERREGGPVEIANASPYRFTTAVINDVLLDQLSEIQGELVQAARDSGWSVDFDELTQLSRSSVASQQAGKLDKALESRARSIDLLMNELYARARAS is encoded by the coding sequence ATGACCGATCAGCCGGTAGTCAAATACGCATCCAGAACGGATGTGGGTATGCGCCGAGCTGTGAATCAGGATTCGGTTGCGGTTCGCCTGTGCTCTGACCTGAAGGAATGGGCCGCTCAGGGGCACCTGTTTGTTGTGGCCGATGGCATGGGAGGGCACTCTGTCGGTGATCTCGCCAGCAGGATAACCACCGATACTTTGCCTGAAGCTTACTCAGGCCTGAAGACAGTGGACTTGATGGAACGGATGCGTTCCGCGGTGCTGGCTGCGAACCAGGCGGTTCATGATCGAGGCCAGCAGAATCCAGAGTATTCAGACATGGGCACCACCTGCAGTGCTCTGAGCCTCTCGCCAAGAGGCCTGATCATTGGTCACATTGGTGACAGCCGGATCTATCGCGTTCGCCACGGTTTGATTGAGCAGCTAACGTTTGATCACAGCCTTCAGTGGGAAATGATCAAAATAGGACGAGCGACATCTGCGACTGTCGATCTCTTTCACCCGCGAAACGTAATTACCCGTTGTGTTGGCCCGGATCCCAATGTCCAGGTTGATCTGGAAGGGCCGTTTTCCGTTCAGCAGGGTGACCGCTACGTCCTTTGCTCCGATGGACTGTCAAATCATGTCTCTGATCAGGAAATAGGTCAGATCGTTTCGTCACTTGACACGAACGATGCTTCCCGGCTGCTGGTGAATCTGGCAAACTGTCGTGGCGGATCTGATAATTCGACGGTCATTGTGATCTCTGTTGAAAATTATCCGGCAATCAGCGGTCCGACAGTCGATCGAACTATTGGATTCCAAGATTCGGATACTTTAGTGCCGATGTCGGTCCGACAGACCAGATCCTGGAAGACTCCGGTGTTCTTCGTTCTGGAGCTCTTCTGCCTGATTGCTGCCGTGGTTGTATACGTCGCCCAAAGGTCCTTTCTGGTTTCCGGACTTCTGATTGCGGCAATGAGTGTGCTGGAAGTTCTTCGTCGAATTCAGAGCAGGAGTGGGCTGCCACCCAGCTCGCATGAATCAGATTCTGAAGAAGGGTTCACGCTGGAGGCAGGTCTGGAACGTCGCGAAGGCGGGCCCGTCGAAATTGCAAACGCCAGTCCGTATCGATTTACAACCGCTGTCATTAATGATGTTCTGCTTGACCAGCTGTCTGAGATTCAGGGTGAACTTGTTCAGGCGGCGCGGGACAGTGGATGGAGCGTGGATTTCGACGAACTGACTCAATTGAGCCGCAGCTCTGTCGCCTCCCAGCAAGCCGGGAAGCTCGACAAGGCGCTGGAGTCCCGTGCTCGCTCCATTGATCTCCTGATGAATGAGCTTTACGCGCGGGCTCGCGCCAGCTGA